Proteins found in one Crassostrea angulata isolate pt1a10 chromosome 3, ASM2561291v2, whole genome shotgun sequence genomic segment:
- the LOC128175310 gene encoding neutral and basic amino acid transport protein rBAT-like, with product MDVSVNHVVIAFLLIVVAGTIVIVVIVTNLSRGDNNFASRGATCRPKFDYKRKLYDNDTVGTVYEILLESFRDSSRKTAGKRASEAGEGIGDLNGLGARLDYPQDIGSRTLYINSLFKSNDDDHMAVVDHKTIDSVYGTMDDFDQLIQDTKNNNMSVIMDFIPNHTGKESVWFQKSQRREGKYADYYIWAPCDPVSGTYINNWMSVKGGRAWTYDKIRKECYLHQLERDKPDLNLRNSDVRQELENILLFWLNKGVDGFHVQNVQYLYEDQDLRNETLIPGKTGNAYDDFDHTQTRNHPENAKLLQSWKHVLDTFSPKSGRKRALVVTTGNDIDAAIKYLDAEVNIVRVNLLSGKGTSLAECMETILKLAACKMFAWMYSDKDSSRLASRVGPENVKAFLTIQATVPGIPFNYYGNEIGMTDHPTHSGRWKYRTPMQWDRNGTGFSQNPPWLTQNPNHKTVNVESELSSKDNFTTLKVYRRLQELRRRESFQWGEMRVFREGDLLVYTRKAKGFPGYLVAVNLGKEEVTIESLLAATGIPKKVKVVFHTHKKIQDTDISRSLDNSYMLGPSEGVILEYPV from the exons ATGGATGTATCTGTAAATCACGTCGTAATTGCCTTCCTGCTCATCGTGGTAGCCGGGACCATCGTTATAGTTGTCATTGTCACCAACTTATCTAGAGGAGACAATAACTTTGCCTCTCGTGGAGCTACATGCCGACCAAAATTTGATTATAAGCGGAAATTGTACGACAATGACACCGTTGGCACGGTGTATGAAATATTACTTGAATCTTTCCGCGATTCGAGCCGCAAGACAGCTGGAAAAAGAGCAAGCGAGGCAGGCGAAGGAATTGGAGATTTGAATG gacTCGGAGCTCGATTGGACTATCCGCAGGATATTGGAAGCAGGACTCTATACatcaattcattgtttaaaagtAATGACGATGATCACATGGCTGTTGTGGACCACAAAACCATAGACAGTGTATACGGAACCATGGACGACTTTGATCAGCTTATTCAGGAcactaaaaataataata TGTCAGTGATCATGGATTTTATTCCAAACCACACTGGAAAAGAGAGTGTGTGGTTTCAGAAGAGTCAGAGGAGAGAGGGAAAATATGCTGACTACTACATCTGGGCCCCTTGTGACCCAGTTAGTGGGACCTATATCAATAATTGG ATGAGTGTGAAAGGAGGACGGGCTTGGACATATGATAAGATCAGAAAGGAATGCTACCTCCATCAGTTAGAGAGAGACAAGCCGGACCTGAACCTGAGGAACAGTGATGTCAGACAGGAACTGgag AATATTCTCCTCTTTTGGCTGAACAAAGGAGTGGACGGTTTCCATGTACAGAATGTTCAGTACCTGTACGAAGACCAGGACCTGAGAAATGAAACTCTCATCCCAGGAAAGACGGGCAAT GCATATGATGACTTTGACCACACCCAGACCAGAAATCATCCAGAGAATGCGAAGCTGCTGCAGTCCTGGAAACATGTATTAGACACCTTCAGTCCCAAGTCAGGCAGAAAGAGGGCTCTTGTTGTAACCACTGGGAATGACATTGATGCGGCCATCAAGTACTTAGATGCAGAAGTCAACATTGTAAGGGTCAACCTGTTGTCTGGGAAAGGAACTTCACTGGCTGAGTGCATGGAAACCATTCTGAAACTTGCAGCATGCAAAATGTTTGCATGGATG tacaGTGATAAAGATTCCAGTCGTTTAGCCAGCAGAGTGGGCCCAGAAAACGTCAAAGCATTCTTAACTATACAAGCCACCGTCCCTGGGATTCCATTCAATTACTATGGCAACGAGATCGGAATGACTGACCACCCAACACATTCTGGCCGATGGAAGTACAGGACACCGATGCAGTGGGACCGTAATGGTACAGGGTTTTCCCAAAACCCTCCATGGCTGACTCAAAATCCAAACCACAAGACAGTGAATGTTGAG TCAGAGCTGTCCTCAAAAGATAATTTCACCACTCTAAAGGTGTACAGGAGACTCCAGGAGTTGAGGAGGAGGGAATCCTTCCAGTGGGGTGAGATGAGAGTGTTCAGGGAGGGGGATCTCCTGGTGTACACCAGGAAGGCCAAGGGATTCCCCGGGTATCTGGTGGCTGTAAACCTGGGGAAAGAAGAGGTGACCATTGAATCTCTACTGGCAGCCACAGGAATTCCGAAGAAAGTCAAGGTTGTGTTCCATACTCATAAAAAGATCCAAGATACTGACATTAGTAGGTCTCTGGACAATTCCTACATGTTGGGACCTAGTGAAGGGGTCATATTGGAATATCCTGTATGA